Proteins from one Nitrospirota bacterium genomic window:
- a CDS encoding hemerythrin domain-containing protein, whose amino-acid sequence MTIFELLKKDHEEAIKLFDQLDELEGASGSESKAQQLFSQLSRELQIHMEGEEKLFYPSLKDEEETHTMILEAIEEHHVIKLLLREMSSMQQGEQWFAKLTVLRENVEHHVDEEEGELFDEARDILDESQTSEMAKSMEEMKRSQMAAAGR is encoded by the coding sequence ATGACTATTTTCGAGCTGTTGAAAAAGGATCATGAAGAGGCGATTAAGCTATTCGATCAACTGGACGAGCTCGAAGGCGCGTCCGGCAGCGAGAGCAAGGCGCAACAGCTCTTCAGCCAGCTCAGCCGGGAGCTCCAGATCCATATGGAGGGAGAAGAGAAACTCTTCTATCCGTCGCTGAAAGACGAGGAAGAGACCCACACCATGATACTCGAGGCGATCGAGGAGCACCATGTGATCAAGCTGCTCCTCAGGGAGATGAGCAGCATGCAGCAGGGTGAGCAATGGTTCGCCAAGCTCACGGTGCTCAGGGAGAATGTGGAGCACCATGTCGACGAGGAGGAAGGAGAGCTTTTCGACGAGGCGCGGGATATCCTGGATGAAAGCCAGACCAGCGAGATGGCGAAGAGCATGGAGGAGATGAAGCGGTCGCAGATGGCGGCAGCGGGAAGATGA